One window of Opisthocomus hoazin isolate bOpiHoa1 chromosome 15, bOpiHoa1.hap1, whole genome shotgun sequence genomic DNA carries:
- the NTAN1 gene encoding protein N-terminal asparagine amidohydrolase isoform X3 — MSSVKSFSDTTGYGRLEVHLVGGFNDDRQLSQKLTNQLLRAFDLQPDDVHLVTFCVTELNDREEKDIHFPIIYGIAVNVKTAEIFPATFPEKGPDEALRSAHVLTGATLTNIYDAKMEQLHIGPYFWRPFPHVDFWLEQDDKQILQNLSTSPLAEPPHFVSHIRSTLTFLKEHPFPSRSLFPDRKPRIYKKNEEGLWEQVCSDKS, encoded by the exons ATGAGTTCAGTAAAATCTTTCTCTGACACCACAGGCTATGGAAG GCTGGAAGTGCACCTAGTTGGAGGTTTCAATGATGATAGGCAGTTATCACAAAAACTTACTAATCAGCTTCTTA GAGCGTTCGATCTCCAACCAGATGATGTTCATTTAGTGACTTTCTGCGTAACAG aactaaatgacagagaagaaaaggataTTCACTTTCCAATCATTTATGGAATAG CTGTGAATGTTAAAACAGCAGAGATTTTCCCTGCAACGTTCCCAGAAAAAGGGCCAGATGAGGCTCTGCGTTCAGCTCATGTTTTAACAGGAGCGACA CTGACTAACATTTACGATGCAAAGATGGAGCAACTACATattgggccttatttctggaggcCTTTCCCACATGTGGATTTctggttggaacaagatgataaACAGATTTTACAG AACCTTTCCACATCACCCCTGGCTGAGCCTCCCCACTTTGTCTCCCACATTAGATCTACATTAACGTTTTTAAAAGAACATCCGTTCCCATCTCGCTCACTGTTTCCTGACAGGAAACCTCGCATctacaaaaaaaatgaagaagggtTGTGGGAACAGGTTTGTTCTGACAAGAGCTAA
- the NTAN1 gene encoding protein N-terminal asparagine amidohydrolase isoform X2, with protein sequence MPLLVDDRRVDLARHAGDVVRAHPHLEEKAKLLRSQPAQIVEPKGLLYVQQREFAVTTPKDGSVSILGSDDATTCHIVVLRHTGSGATCLTHCDGSDTEAEVSLIMSSVKSFSDTTGYGRLEVHLVGGFNDDRQLSQKLTNQLLRAFDLQPDDVHLVTFCVTELNDREEKDIHFPIIYGIAVNVKTAEIFPATFPEKGPDEALRSAHVLTGATNLSTSPLAEPPHFVSHIRSTLTFLKEHPFPSRSLFPDRKPRIYKKNEEGLWEQVCSDKS encoded by the exons ATGCCGCTGCTGGTCGACGACCGGCGGGTGGACCTGGCCCGGCACGCGGGGGACGTGGTCCGCGCCCACCCGCACCTGGAG GAGAAGGCAAAACTTCTAAGAAGTCAGCCTGCTCAAATTGTGGAACCCAAAGGTCTTCTGTACGTCCAGCAGAGAGAATTTGCGGTGACTACCCCGAAAGATG GTTCTGTTTCCATTCTTGGGTCAGATGATGCAACTACCTGCCACATAGTTGTGCTCCGACACACAG GCAGCGGAGCAACCTGCTTGACACACTGCGACGGGTCGGACACAGAAGCCGAGGTGTCGCTCATCATGAGTTCAGTAAAATCTTTCTCTGACACCACAGGCTATGGAAG GCTGGAAGTGCACCTAGTTGGAGGTTTCAATGATGATAGGCAGTTATCACAAAAACTTACTAATCAGCTTCTTA GAGCGTTCGATCTCCAACCAGATGATGTTCATTTAGTGACTTTCTGCGTAACAG aactaaatgacagagaagaaaaggataTTCACTTTCCAATCATTTATGGAATAG CTGTGAATGTTAAAACAGCAGAGATTTTCCCTGCAACGTTCCCAGAAAAAGGGCCAGATGAGGCTCTGCGTTCAGCTCATGTTTTAACAGGAGCGACA AACCTTTCCACATCACCCCTGGCTGAGCCTCCCCACTTTGTCTCCCACATTAGATCTACATTAACGTTTTTAAAAGAACATCCGTTCCCATCTCGCTCACTGTTTCCTGACAGGAAACCTCGCATctacaaaaaaaatgaagaagggtTGTGGGAACAGGTTTGTTCTGACAAGAGCTAA
- the NTAN1 gene encoding protein N-terminal asparagine amidohydrolase isoform X1: MPLLVDDRRVDLARHAGDVVRAHPHLEEKAKLLRSQPAQIVEPKGLLYVQQREFAVTTPKDGSVSILGSDDATTCHIVVLRHTGSGATCLTHCDGSDTEAEVSLIMSSVKSFSDTTGYGRLEVHLVGGFNDDRQLSQKLTNQLLRAFDLQPDDVHLVTFCVTELNDREEKDIHFPIIYGIAVNVKTAEIFPATFPEKGPDEALRSAHVLTGATLTNIYDAKMEQLHIGPYFWRPFPHVDFWLEQDDKQILQNLSTSPLAEPPHFVSHIRSTLTFLKEHPFPSRSLFPDRKPRIYKKNEEGLWEQVCSDKS; this comes from the exons ATGCCGCTGCTGGTCGACGACCGGCGGGTGGACCTGGCCCGGCACGCGGGGGACGTGGTCCGCGCCCACCCGCACCTGGAG GAGAAGGCAAAACTTCTAAGAAGTCAGCCTGCTCAAATTGTGGAACCCAAAGGTCTTCTGTACGTCCAGCAGAGAGAATTTGCGGTGACTACCCCGAAAGATG GTTCTGTTTCCATTCTTGGGTCAGATGATGCAACTACCTGCCACATAGTTGTGCTCCGACACACAG GCAGCGGAGCAACCTGCTTGACACACTGCGACGGGTCGGACACAGAAGCCGAGGTGTCGCTCATCATGAGTTCAGTAAAATCTTTCTCTGACACCACAGGCTATGGAAG GCTGGAAGTGCACCTAGTTGGAGGTTTCAATGATGATAGGCAGTTATCACAAAAACTTACTAATCAGCTTCTTA GAGCGTTCGATCTCCAACCAGATGATGTTCATTTAGTGACTTTCTGCGTAACAG aactaaatgacagagaagaaaaggataTTCACTTTCCAATCATTTATGGAATAG CTGTGAATGTTAAAACAGCAGAGATTTTCCCTGCAACGTTCCCAGAAAAAGGGCCAGATGAGGCTCTGCGTTCAGCTCATGTTTTAACAGGAGCGACA CTGACTAACATTTACGATGCAAAGATGGAGCAACTACATattgggccttatttctggaggcCTTTCCCACATGTGGATTTctggttggaacaagatgataaACAGATTTTACAG AACCTTTCCACATCACCCCTGGCTGAGCCTCCCCACTTTGTCTCCCACATTAGATCTACATTAACGTTTTTAAAAGAACATCCGTTCCCATCTCGCTCACTGTTTCCTGACAGGAAACCTCGCATctacaaaaaaaatgaagaagggtTGTGGGAACAGGTTTGTTCTGACAAGAGCTAA
- the RRN3 gene encoding RNA polymerase I-specific transcription initiation factor RRN3 isoform X2 has protein sequence MLGAEEFISSPPRKTGETADFELLKHQLSDPDIKDAQIISWLHEFRASVAYLTKELEQLVSILLKLPWLRRSREVVEEYLGFLGNLVSAQTVHLRPCLRMIVSQFVPPRITIREDDVDISDSDDDDENLSENFNTCHRALQTVARYVPSTPQFLMPILVEKFPFINKSERTLECYVHNLLRVTVYLPTLRLQILELIIEKLLKLDVSTPQQDIEDAEETANNSDSEEKSTEAGLFDMEEDEERKRNKVVSPLSERMAHPLAERLDILMTVLFSYIKDVCHVDGKLDINNTKDLYRDLVSVFDKLILPTHASCHVQYFMFYICSFKLGLAEAFLDHLWKKLHDPNNPSVIRQTAGSYIGSFLARAKFIPVVTVKACLDLLVNWMHKYIDNQDAGANAYCDVALHGPFYSTCQAVFYTLIFRHKQLLDGNLRKGLSYLQSLNFERIVMCQLNPLKICIPSVVNLFAAITRKYQLVFCYTIIERNNRQFIPVVRSGTGGDLVQTCTNLLDSFFPFDPYMLKRSKKTIDPFYQFWEELSAEDLENLKKPIKRGTSEDEDDDFLKGETPQNDGVIGIAPNSYESNARSPVSNIGSPPDCYVPYPQ, from the exons ATGCTGGGAGCGGAGGAGTTCATCAGCTCGCCGCCGCGGAAGACG GGTGAGACCGCGGATTTTGAGCTGCTGAAGCACCAGCTGTCAGATCCGGACATCAAG GATGCCCAGATCATTAGTTGGCTGCATGAGTTTCGAGCTTCTGTTGCATATTTGACCAAGGAGCTTGAACAACTGGTCAGCATTTTGCTG aagcTGCCGTGGTTGAGAAGAAGCCGAGAGGTGGTGGAAGAATACCTGGGTTTTCTTGGCAATCTCGTGTCAGCACAAACTGTCCATCTTAGGCCATGCCTCCGGATGATCGTATCGCAGTTTGTCCCTC CTCGAATAACCATCAGAGAAGATGATGTGGATATTTCAgattctgatgatgatgatgaaa acCTTTCTGAGAACTTTAATACATGCCACAGAGCATTGCAAACTGTTGCAAGATACGTTCCTTC GACACCACAATTTCTCATGCCGATACTTGTGGAAAAATTTCCTTTCATTAATAAATCAGAAAGAACGCTG GAATGTTATGTTCATAACCTGCTACGAGTTACGGTGTACCTTCCAACTCTGAGGCTTCAAATTCTGGAGCTTATTATCGAAAAGCTGTTGAAGTTGGAT GTTAGTACTCCACAGCAAGATATTGAAGATGCTGAAGAAACTGCCAATAACTCCGATAGTGAGGAAAAATCTACAGAGGCGGGACTTTTTGACATG gaggaagatgaagaaagaaaaagaaacaaagttgtCTCTCCCCTTAGTGAGAGAATGGCACATCCACTTGCAGAGCGCCTTGATATTTTGATGACCGTCCTGTTTTCCTATATTAAAGATGTTTGCCACGTGGATG GCAAGCTAGATATCAACAACACAAAGGATTTGTATCGGGATCTGGTTTCTGTTTTTGACAAGCTCATTTTACCAACCCATGCTTCATGTCACGTACAGTATTTCATGTTCTACATCTGTAGCTTTAAATTG GGGTTGGCTGAGGCATTTTTAGACCATCTCTGGAAAAAACTGCATGATCCAAACAATCCTTCAGTGATCAGGCAGACTGCTGGGAGTTACATTGGCAGCTTCTTGGCAAGAGCTAAATTTATTCCAGTTGT CACAGTGAAAGCATGCCTGGATCTTCTGGTGAACTGGATGCATAAATACATTGATAATCAGGATGCAGGGGCTAACGCTTACTGTGATGTAGCTCTCCACGGGCCATTTTATTCTACGTGTCAGGCAGTGTTCTATACGCTTATTTTCCGTCATAAGCAACTTCTGGATGGAAACCTAAGGAAAG GTCTGTCATATCTGCAGAGTTTAAATTTTGAGCGCATTGTCATGTGTCAGCTAAACCCCCTGAAGATTTGTATACCCTCTGTTGTGAACTTGTTTGCTGCCATTACCAG GAAATACCAGTTGGTGTTCTGCTACACAATTATTGAGAGGAACAATAGGCAGTTTATACCAGTTGTACGGAGTGGCACTGGGGGTGACCTTGTGCAGACGTGCACTAACCTGCTTGACAGTTTCTTCCCCTTTGATCCCTACATGCTGAAAAG ATCAAAGAAGACTATTGATCCTTTTTATCAGTTTTGGGAAGAGCTGAGTGCTGAAGATCTTGAGAATCTGAAGAAACCCATTAAAAGG GGTACTtctgaagatgaagatgatgacTTTTTGAAAGGGGAAACCCCTCAGAATGACGGTGTGATTGGAATTGCTCCAAATTCCTACGAGTCAAATGCCCGGAGCCCAGTGAGCAACATTGGCTCCCCTCCAGACTGCTATGTGCCGTACCCTCAGTGA
- the RRN3 gene encoding RNA polymerase I-specific transcription initiation factor RRN3 isoform X1: MLGAEEFISSPPRKTVRFGGALAEILLKREKGETADFELLKHQLSDPDIKDAQIISWLHEFRASVAYLTKELEQLVSILLKLPWLRRSREVVEEYLGFLGNLVSAQTVHLRPCLRMIVSQFVPPRITIREDDVDISDSDDDDENLSENFNTCHRALQTVARYVPSTPQFLMPILVEKFPFINKSERTLECYVHNLLRVTVYLPTLRLQILELIIEKLLKLDVSTPQQDIEDAEETANNSDSEEKSTEAGLFDMEEDEERKRNKVVSPLSERMAHPLAERLDILMTVLFSYIKDVCHVDGKLDINNTKDLYRDLVSVFDKLILPTHASCHVQYFMFYICSFKLGLAEAFLDHLWKKLHDPNNPSVIRQTAGSYIGSFLARAKFIPVVTVKACLDLLVNWMHKYIDNQDAGANAYCDVALHGPFYSTCQAVFYTLIFRHKQLLDGNLRKGLSYLQSLNFERIVMCQLNPLKICIPSVVNLFAAITRKYQLVFCYTIIERNNRQFIPVVRSGTGGDLVQTCTNLLDSFFPFDPYMLKRSKKTIDPFYQFWEELSAEDLENLKKPIKRGTSEDEDDDFLKGETPQNDGVIGIAPNSYESNARSPVSNIGSPPDCYVPYPQ; the protein is encoded by the exons ATGCTGGGAGCGGAGGAGTTCATCAGCTCGCCGCCGCGGAAGACGGTGCGGTTCGGGGGCGCGCTGGCGGAGATCCTGCTGAAGCGCGAGAAG GGTGAGACCGCGGATTTTGAGCTGCTGAAGCACCAGCTGTCAGATCCGGACATCAAG GATGCCCAGATCATTAGTTGGCTGCATGAGTTTCGAGCTTCTGTTGCATATTTGACCAAGGAGCTTGAACAACTGGTCAGCATTTTGCTG aagcTGCCGTGGTTGAGAAGAAGCCGAGAGGTGGTGGAAGAATACCTGGGTTTTCTTGGCAATCTCGTGTCAGCACAAACTGTCCATCTTAGGCCATGCCTCCGGATGATCGTATCGCAGTTTGTCCCTC CTCGAATAACCATCAGAGAAGATGATGTGGATATTTCAgattctgatgatgatgatgaaa acCTTTCTGAGAACTTTAATACATGCCACAGAGCATTGCAAACTGTTGCAAGATACGTTCCTTC GACACCACAATTTCTCATGCCGATACTTGTGGAAAAATTTCCTTTCATTAATAAATCAGAAAGAACGCTG GAATGTTATGTTCATAACCTGCTACGAGTTACGGTGTACCTTCCAACTCTGAGGCTTCAAATTCTGGAGCTTATTATCGAAAAGCTGTTGAAGTTGGAT GTTAGTACTCCACAGCAAGATATTGAAGATGCTGAAGAAACTGCCAATAACTCCGATAGTGAGGAAAAATCTACAGAGGCGGGACTTTTTGACATG gaggaagatgaagaaagaaaaagaaacaaagttgtCTCTCCCCTTAGTGAGAGAATGGCACATCCACTTGCAGAGCGCCTTGATATTTTGATGACCGTCCTGTTTTCCTATATTAAAGATGTTTGCCACGTGGATG GCAAGCTAGATATCAACAACACAAAGGATTTGTATCGGGATCTGGTTTCTGTTTTTGACAAGCTCATTTTACCAACCCATGCTTCATGTCACGTACAGTATTTCATGTTCTACATCTGTAGCTTTAAATTG GGGTTGGCTGAGGCATTTTTAGACCATCTCTGGAAAAAACTGCATGATCCAAACAATCCTTCAGTGATCAGGCAGACTGCTGGGAGTTACATTGGCAGCTTCTTGGCAAGAGCTAAATTTATTCCAGTTGT CACAGTGAAAGCATGCCTGGATCTTCTGGTGAACTGGATGCATAAATACATTGATAATCAGGATGCAGGGGCTAACGCTTACTGTGATGTAGCTCTCCACGGGCCATTTTATTCTACGTGTCAGGCAGTGTTCTATACGCTTATTTTCCGTCATAAGCAACTTCTGGATGGAAACCTAAGGAAAG GTCTGTCATATCTGCAGAGTTTAAATTTTGAGCGCATTGTCATGTGTCAGCTAAACCCCCTGAAGATTTGTATACCCTCTGTTGTGAACTTGTTTGCTGCCATTACCAG GAAATACCAGTTGGTGTTCTGCTACACAATTATTGAGAGGAACAATAGGCAGTTTATACCAGTTGTACGGAGTGGCACTGGGGGTGACCTTGTGCAGACGTGCACTAACCTGCTTGACAGTTTCTTCCCCTTTGATCCCTACATGCTGAAAAG ATCAAAGAAGACTATTGATCCTTTTTATCAGTTTTGGGAAGAGCTGAGTGCTGAAGATCTTGAGAATCTGAAGAAACCCATTAAAAGG GGTACTtctgaagatgaagatgatgacTTTTTGAAAGGGGAAACCCCTCAGAATGACGGTGTGATTGGAATTGCTCCAAATTCCTACGAGTCAAATGCCCGGAGCCCAGTGAGCAACATTGGCTCCCCTCCAGACTGCTATGTGCCGTACCCTCAGTGA